Proteins encoded together in one Stutzerimonas stutzeri window:
- a CDS encoding DNA topoisomerase III — translation MQLYLCEKPSQARDIAKVLGANRRGDGCLQGAGVTVTWCIGHLLETAPPDAYDPRYKRWVLADLPIVPERWKMLVKPKTASQFKAVKRLLGECSELVIATDADREGEMIARELVEHCRYRGPIRRLWLSALDDASIRKALAALKPGAETFNLYHAALGRSRADWLIGMNMSRLFTLLGRQSGYRGVLPVGRVQTPTLRLVVDRDRSIADFIPVPFWAIDVQLLADGAAFTAQWQAPDDLCDDQGRCLDQARAQQAADAMRNAASARLLKLKTERQREAAPLPFDLGTLQEVCSKKLGLGAQETLDIAQALYETHKLITYPRSDCGYLPLSQHGEARAIVAALTQADPTLAALQPHLDLSRRSRAWNDAKVGAHHGIIPTAAARGLERLAGRPRAVYELIRARYLAQFLPNHEYDRTQADFDCAGQALRAVGKRVVEPGWKRAMPEALAPARGNREEHAPQSLPALQQGGDYAVGEITLKDQQTQPPKPFTEGDLIKAMKNVAKLVDDPRLKQKLKDTTGIGTEATRAGIIQGLLDRGYLVRQGKALAATPAAFSLIDAVPRPIADPGTTAIWEQALDMVQSGEMPLEEFVAKQSAWMSKLVERCAGLRMTISGPPVAAGRGGKPWKKKRSASPRKTAWRRKPATAD, via the coding sequence GCCGACCTGCCGATCGTGCCGGAGCGCTGGAAGATGCTGGTCAAGCCAAAGACCGCCAGCCAGTTCAAGGCGGTCAAGCGCCTGCTCGGTGAATGCAGCGAGCTGGTGATCGCCACCGACGCCGACCGCGAAGGCGAAATGATCGCCCGCGAGCTGGTCGAGCACTGCCGCTATCGCGGGCCGATCCGCCGGCTGTGGCTGTCGGCACTGGACGATGCCTCGATCCGCAAGGCGCTGGCCGCGCTCAAACCCGGCGCCGAGACTTTCAACCTCTACCACGCCGCCCTTGGACGCTCGCGCGCCGACTGGCTGATCGGCATGAACATGAGCCGGCTGTTCACCCTGCTCGGCCGCCAGTCCGGCTACCGCGGCGTGCTGCCGGTGGGCCGCGTGCAGACGCCGACGCTGCGTCTGGTGGTGGACCGCGACCGCAGCATCGCCGATTTCATCCCGGTGCCGTTCTGGGCCATCGACGTGCAGCTGCTCGCCGATGGCGCCGCGTTCACCGCGCAGTGGCAGGCGCCGGACGACCTTTGCGATGACCAGGGCCGCTGCCTCGATCAGGCTCGTGCGCAGCAGGCTGCGGACGCCATGCGCAACGCCGCCAGCGCTCGCCTGCTGAAGCTCAAGACCGAGCGGCAGCGCGAGGCGGCACCCTTGCCGTTCGATCTCGGCACGCTGCAGGAAGTCTGCTCGAAGAAGCTCGGCCTCGGCGCCCAGGAAACCCTCGACATCGCCCAGGCGCTGTACGAAACCCACAAGCTGATCACCTACCCGCGCAGCGATTGCGGCTACCTGCCGCTGAGCCAGCACGGCGAAGCGCGCGCGATTGTCGCTGCGCTGACTCAAGCCGACCCGACGCTCGCGGCGCTGCAGCCGCATCTGGACCTGTCGCGCCGCTCGCGGGCCTGGAACGACGCCAAGGTCGGCGCCCACCACGGCATCATCCCAACCGCCGCCGCGCGTGGTCTGGAACGCCTGGCCGGGCGCCCGCGTGCGGTGTATGAGCTGATCCGCGCGCGCTACCTGGCGCAGTTCCTGCCCAACCATGAGTACGACCGCACCCAGGCCGACTTCGACTGCGCCGGCCAGGCGCTGCGCGCGGTGGGCAAGCGCGTCGTCGAACCGGGCTGGAAACGCGCCATGCCCGAAGCACTGGCGCCGGCACGGGGCAATCGCGAGGAACATGCGCCGCAAAGCCTGCCAGCCCTGCAACAGGGCGGGGATTACGCGGTGGGCGAGATCACACTCAAGGACCAGCAGACACAACCGCCGAAGCCCTTCACCGAAGGCGACCTGATCAAGGCAATGAAGAACGTCGCCAAGCTGGTGGACGACCCGCGGCTGAAGCAGAAACTCAAGGACACCACCGGCATCGGCACCGAGGCGACCCGCGCCGGGATCATCCAGGGCCTGCTCGACCGCGGCTATCTGGTTCGCCAGGGCAAGGCGCTGGCGGCGACACCGGCGGCGTTCAGCCTAATCGACGCCGTGCCGCGGCCGATCGCCGACCCAGGTACCACGGCGATCTGGGAGCAGGCGCTGGACATGGTGCAGAGCGGCGAAATGCCGTTGGAGGAATTCGTCGCCAAGCAATCGGCATGGATGAGCAAGCTGGTCGAACGCTGCGCCGGGCTGCGCATGACCATCAGTGGCCCACCGGTGGCCGCCGGCCGAGGCGGCAAACCGTGGAAGAAGAAACGCAGCGCCTCGCCGCGCAAAACGGCGTGGCGACGCAAGCCGGCCACCGCAGACTGA
- a CDS encoding GreA/GreB family elongation factor, producing the protein MNKSALQQQIIATLEADREVAKAVLAATHEAATHAESKAENKYDTRGLEAAYLADGQRRRLHEIETALAAYRNLLPGVSSDGRVRVGALLCLDHDGAERWFFLGPDAAGLKLQHDGREILVISPRSPLGQGLLGRQVGDEVQLQVNGQPQCYDVLEVH; encoded by the coding sequence ATGAACAAGAGCGCCCTTCAACAGCAGATCATCGCCACCCTTGAAGCCGACCGCGAGGTGGCCAAGGCGGTACTGGCCGCGACCCACGAGGCCGCCACCCATGCCGAGAGCAAGGCCGAGAACAAGTACGACACCCGCGGCCTGGAGGCGGCCTATCTTGCCGACGGGCAACGACGACGCCTGCACGAGATCGAGACGGCGCTTGCCGCTTATCGCAACCTGCTGCCAGGCGTCAGCTCCGATGGCAGGGTGCGGGTCGGTGCGCTGCTCTGCCTGGATCACGACGGCGCCGAGCGCTGGTTCTTTCTCGGTCCGGATGCGGCGGGGTTGAAGCTGCAGCATGACGGGCGGGAGATCCTGGTGATCTCGCCGCGATCACCGCTCGGCCAAGGCCTGCTTGGGCGTCAGGTGGGCGATGAGGTGCAATTGCAGGTCAATGGGCAGCCGCAGTGCTACGACGTGCTGGAGGTTCACTAG
- a CDS encoding alpha/beta fold hydrolase → MPESVALHCTDGFTLAAQLWRPAGAERGAVIISCATGVLSRYYVRYANFLTEHGFAALTYDFRGIGGSRPQRLRSMKMRWRDWGEYDFDAAVRFMREREPHGLLVAVGHSAGGFMPGFAETASEVDRYLNVAGQYAYWRDYAAKRRLQMYAKWHLLMPAMTRLVGYFPGRRLGWLEDLPAGVALEWSQRGARLEDSYPREEHPLLFSRFGAVRAPILAVSTSDDEFATPAAMRRGLGYFRNSPRQLVQLNPRAMGFEHIGHFGLFHDRHRNGFWRESLEWIAEGRNPWLADEVIEPGAVPAVDGAIPFGASAGYKPRP, encoded by the coding sequence ATGCCTGAATCCGTTGCCCTGCACTGCACGGACGGCTTCACCCTCGCGGCACAGCTCTGGCGGCCTGCCGGTGCCGAGCGCGGCGCGGTGATCATCAGTTGCGCCACCGGTGTGCTGTCGCGCTATTACGTACGCTACGCGAACTTTCTTACCGAGCACGGTTTTGCCGCACTGACCTACGACTTTCGCGGCATCGGCGGGTCGAGGCCGCAGCGCCTGCGCAGCATGAAGATGCGCTGGCGCGACTGGGGCGAGTACGACTTCGATGCTGCGGTGCGCTTCATGCGTGAGCGCGAGCCGCACGGACTGCTGGTGGCCGTGGGGCACAGCGCCGGCGGCTTCATGCCGGGCTTCGCCGAGACGGCCAGCGAGGTGGACCGTTACCTCAACGTCGCCGGGCAGTACGCCTACTGGCGCGACTACGCCGCCAAGCGGCGCCTGCAGATGTACGCGAAGTGGCACCTGTTGATGCCGGCGATGACCCGCCTGGTCGGCTACTTTCCCGGTCGCCGCCTTGGCTGGCTGGAAGACCTGCCGGCCGGTGTCGCGCTGGAGTGGTCCCAGCGCGGTGCGCGACTGGAAGACAGCTATCCCCGGGAAGAACATCCGCTGCTGTTCAGCCGTTTCGGTGCGGTTCGAGCGCCAATCCTGGCGGTAAGCACCAGCGACGATGAATTCGCGACCCCGGCGGCCATGCGCCGCGGGCTCGGCTATTTCCGCAACAGCCCGCGCCAGCTGGTGCAGCTCAATCCTCGCGCGATGGGCTTCGAGCACATCGGTCATTTCGGCCTGTTCCACGACCGGCATCGCAATGGCTTCTGGCGCGAGTCGCTGGAATGGATCGCCGAGGGCCGCAATCCCTGGCTCGCCGACGAAGTGATCGAGCCCGGCGCGGTTCCGGCGGTTGACGGAGCCATTCCCTTCGGCGCGTCGGCGGGCTATAAGCCTCGCCCATGA
- a CDS encoding SLC13 family permease: MTGEQLIVFGVLAATLVLFVWNRWRYDLVALAALLACALTGVVPAEEVFAGLGHPAVISVAAVLVLSRGLLNAGVVDSVARRLMQVGERPWAHVAALTGIVALSSGFMNNVGALALFMPVAIWMSRQSGRSPSYLLMPLAFGSLLGGTLTLIGTPPNLIIAGYRAEAGEAPFGMFAFLPVGAAVTVAGVLFIALLGWRLVPRRQEQEGNGDLFEISAYLTEVRVPEDCKYAGRTLHALIGAVQDEADVQVIALIRGDERQRMPSTYEVLREGDILLVEADSDSLKALLDVTGVELAADVEEQENKAHDEQEAAEQAVEQEKAEKNHKSRHGELTLAEAIVSPGSMLVGTSASGLDLRERHGVNVLAVARQGQRLRQRLGEIRFAAGDILLLQAREDALQSSLNSLGCLPLASRGLSITTPRNVMLASAIFAITLASIAFGLLPAATALVTGALVMILVGLIPLGRIYESIDMPVIVLVAAMLPVGQALETTGGSQLIADALLELGQSLPAAATLAQLMVAVMLISNVVNNAAAAVLAAPVAISLARGMDASVDPFLMAVAIGASCAFLTPIGHQSNTLVMAPGGYRFGDYWRLGLPLSILVVLCAVPAILWIWPL; this comes from the coding sequence ATGACCGGCGAACAGCTGATCGTCTTTGGTGTGCTGGCGGCGACGCTGGTGCTGTTTGTCTGGAATCGCTGGCGCTACGACCTGGTCGCCCTCGCGGCATTGCTGGCCTGCGCGCTGACCGGCGTGGTGCCGGCAGAGGAGGTATTCGCCGGCCTGGGGCATCCGGCGGTGATTTCCGTGGCCGCGGTACTGGTGCTCAGCCGCGGCCTGCTCAATGCCGGCGTGGTGGACAGTGTGGCGCGCCGGCTGATGCAGGTCGGCGAGCGGCCCTGGGCGCACGTGGCGGCGCTCACCGGGATCGTCGCGCTGAGCTCGGGCTTCATGAACAACGTCGGCGCGCTGGCGCTGTTCATGCCGGTGGCGATCTGGATGTCGCGTCAGAGCGGCCGTTCGCCATCCTACCTGTTGATGCCGCTGGCATTCGGCTCGCTGCTCGGCGGCACCCTGACGCTGATCGGCACGCCGCCCAACCTGATCATCGCCGGCTATCGCGCCGAAGCCGGCGAGGCGCCGTTCGGCATGTTCGCCTTTTTGCCGGTGGGCGCGGCGGTGACGGTGGCCGGCGTGCTGTTCATCGCCCTGCTCGGCTGGCGACTGGTGCCCCGGCGCCAGGAGCAGGAAGGCAACGGTGATCTGTTCGAGATCAGCGCCTACCTCACCGAAGTTCGCGTGCCGGAGGACTGCAAGTACGCCGGGCGCACGCTGCACGCGCTGATCGGCGCGGTGCAGGATGAAGCCGATGTGCAGGTCATCGCGCTGATTCGCGGCGACGAGCGCCAGCGCATGCCGTCGACCTACGAGGTGCTGCGCGAAGGCGACATCCTGCTGGTGGAGGCCGACTCCGACAGTCTGAAGGCGCTGCTGGATGTCACCGGCGTCGAGCTGGCGGCCGATGTCGAGGAGCAGGAGAACAAGGCCCATGACGAGCAGGAGGCCGCTGAGCAGGCCGTCGAGCAAGAGAAGGCCGAGAAGAACCACAAGAGCCGGCACGGCGAACTGACCCTGGCCGAGGCCATCGTCTCGCCGGGTTCCATGCTGGTGGGCACCAGCGCCAGCGGCCTCGACCTGCGCGAGCGCCACGGCGTCAACGTGCTGGCCGTGGCCCGCCAGGGCCAGCGCTTGCGTCAGCGCCTGGGCGAGATTCGCTTCGCCGCCGGTGACATCCTCCTGCTGCAGGCCCGCGAGGATGCCCTGCAGTCGAGCCTGAACAGCCTGGGCTGCCTGCCGCTGGCGTCGCGCGGACTGAGCATCACCACCCCGCGCAACGTGATGCTCGCCAGTGCCATCTTCGCCATCACCCTGGCCAGCATCGCCTTCGGCCTGCTGCCGGCCGCCACCGCACTGGTTACCGGCGCGCTGGTGATGATCCTGGTCGGGCTGATTCCGCTGGGGCGCATCTACGAGAGCATCGACATGCCGGTGATCGTGCTGGTGGCAGCGATGCTGCCGGTGGGCCAGGCGCTGGAAACCACGGGCGGCTCGCAACTGATCGCCGATGCCCTGCTGGAGCTGGGGCAGTCGTTGCCGGCGGCGGCAACCCTGGCGCAGCTGATGGTGGCGGTGATGCTGATCTCCAACGTGGTCAACAATGCCGCCGCTGCGGTGCTCGCGGCGCCGGTGGCGATCAGCCTGGCGCGCGGCATGGACGCCTCGGTCGACCCCTTCCTGATGGCGGTGGCGATCGGTGCCTCCTGCGCCTTCCTGACCCCCATCGGCCACCAGTCCAACACCCTGGTGATGGCGCCCGGCGGCTACCGTTTCGGCGACTACTGGCGGCTGGGACTGCCATTGTCGATTCTGGTGGTGCTTTGCGCGGTGCCGGCGATTCTCTGGATCTGGCCACTCTGA
- a CDS encoding methyl-accepting chemotaxis protein: protein MKLVFSPAELLMNRLNYPSKFALIGLLVFLAFASLMWTIASQLNRTIERAENELVASALARPLSKLVELTQQHRGVSAMLLGGNLGMADRRSALQANVDGATAELNRVLADDKRSMREWQDIGRGWDEIKRDVQGWSQAQSYQAHTALIGQLLNFQTLLSDAYGLTFDPEPQTYYLMTTAVSRLPFLIERLGRLRGSASAMLAKGAISDEQRTALIVITEEIRSATVEMERSMEKVIAQRPELQVQLQRAMATLRERGEAVDRVVQGMVLRGDFTSTSSAQFFDMTTEAIGIAYTQMYDVLLPNLDQLLQQRIDDARQMLHGNLAVLLVVLAVIGYLSVGAYLSVMTSIRSLREGSERLAAGDLTATIELAARDELRYVAGSFNDMAGAMRALIGSIKSNSDHVADSARSLATASGQIHVASQCQSDAASSMAAAVEQMTVGIESIARNAGEADALAHRSGELSRQGGEIVAAVVEEISQIAVSVSDSARTVAELGERSGQISAIVGVIGDIAAQTNLLALNAAIEAARAGDQGRGFAVVADEVRKLAERTANSTKEIAQMVAAIQEGTEGAVQGMEQGVAKVNEGVARAQRAGEAMGGIREAANQVLFTVAEISNALREQSAASAEIAQKVTTIARMAEENGEAVGSNHHTASRLSELAGTLLDNVSRFKAG, encoded by the coding sequence ATGAAACTCGTGTTTTCCCCCGCCGAACTGCTGATGAACCGGCTCAATTATCCGAGCAAGTTCGCCCTGATCGGGCTCTTGGTGTTCCTCGCCTTTGCCAGCCTGATGTGGACCATCGCCAGCCAGCTCAACCGCACCATCGAGCGCGCCGAGAACGAACTGGTGGCTTCCGCTCTGGCGCGACCGTTATCCAAACTGGTGGAACTGACCCAGCAGCACCGCGGCGTGTCTGCGATGCTGCTGGGCGGTAACCTGGGCATGGCCGATCGCCGAAGCGCGCTGCAGGCCAATGTCGATGGCGCGACGGCGGAGCTGAACCGTGTGCTGGCCGACGACAAGCGCAGCATGCGCGAATGGCAGGACATCGGTCGCGGCTGGGACGAGATCAAGCGGGACGTACAGGGCTGGTCGCAGGCACAGAGCTACCAGGCGCACACCGCGCTGATCGGCCAGTTGCTGAACTTCCAGACGCTGCTGTCGGACGCCTACGGCCTGACCTTCGATCCGGAGCCGCAGACCTACTACCTGATGACCACGGCGGTCAGCCGCCTGCCGTTTCTGATCGAGCGGCTCGGCCGCCTGCGCGGCAGCGCCTCGGCGATGCTGGCCAAGGGCGCGATCAGCGACGAGCAGCGTACCGCGCTGATCGTCATCACCGAGGAAATCCGCTCGGCCACGGTGGAGATGGAACGCAGCATGGAGAAGGTCATCGCTCAGCGTCCGGAGCTGCAAGTACAGCTCCAGCGGGCAATGGCGACGCTGCGCGAGCGTGGCGAGGCGGTCGACCGGGTGGTGCAGGGCATGGTGCTGCGCGGCGATTTCACCAGCACCTCATCCGCGCAGTTCTTCGACATGACCACCGAGGCGATCGGCATTGCCTACACGCAGATGTACGACGTGCTGCTGCCGAACCTGGATCAGCTGCTGCAACAGCGCATCGATGACGCCCGGCAAATGCTGCACGGCAACCTCGCCGTGCTGCTGGTGGTGCTGGCGGTGATCGGCTACCTGTCGGTGGGCGCCTACCTGTCGGTAATGACCAGCATCCGCAGCCTGCGCGAGGGCAGCGAACGCCTCGCCGCCGGCGATCTCACCGCCACAATCGAGCTGGCGGCACGCGACGAGCTGCGTTACGTGGCCGGCAGTTTCAACGACATGGCCGGCGCCATGCGCGCGCTGATCGGCAGCATCAAGAGCAACTCCGACCATGTGGCCGATTCCGCGCGCAGCCTGGCGACCGCCTCGGGGCAGATTCATGTGGCATCCCAGTGCCAGAGCGATGCGGCATCGAGCATGGCCGCGGCGGTGGAGCAGATGACGGTCGGCATCGAGAGTATCGCGCGCAATGCCGGCGAGGCCGACGCGCTGGCGCATCGTTCCGGCGAGCTGTCGCGCCAGGGCGGCGAGATCGTTGCCGCAGTGGTCGAGGAGATCAGCCAGATCGCCGTCTCGGTGAGTGATTCGGCGCGTACGGTCGCGGAGCTCGGCGAGCGCTCCGGGCAGATTTCCGCGATCGTCGGGGTGATCGGCGACATCGCCGCGCAGACCAACCTGCTGGCGCTCAATGCGGCGATCGAAGCTGCCCGTGCCGGCGACCAGGGCCGAGGTTTCGCCGTGGTGGCCGATGAGGTGCGCAAGCTGGCCGAACGCACCGCCAACTCCACCAAGGAGATCGCACAGATGGTCGCGGCCATTCAGGAAGGCACCGAAGGGGCGGTGCAGGGCATGGAGCAGGGCGTGGCCAAGGTCAACGAGGGCGTCGCCCGGGCCCAGCGCGCCGGCGAAGCCATGGGCGGCATCCGCGAGGCGGCCAATCAGGTCCTGTTCACCGTGGCGGAGATTTCCAACGCGTTGCGCGAGCAGAGCGCGGCTTCCGCCGAGATTGCCCAGAAGGTGACCACCATCGCCCGCATGGCCGAGGAAAACGGCGAGGCGGTGGGCAGCAACCACCACACCGCCAGCCGCCTGAGCGAACTGGCCGGCACCCTGCTGGACAACGTCAGCCGCTTCAAGGCCGGCTGA
- a CDS encoding MFS transporter, whose amino-acid sequence MTAPATAATPPLSARAVLLIELALAMGGFAIGTGEFAIMGLMPNVAEGLGISEPQVGNVISTYALGVVVGAPLLAILGSRLHRLHLLLLLMGFFALGNFASALAPDYPTLMIARFVTGLPHGAYFGVAMLVAASMVPPDKRAQAVARVLMGLTVAILIGNPLATWLGQWLSWRYAFALVGAIALLTVLLVALFLPLNRDEPRNSPLHEIRAFNRPQVWLALAISSIGFAGMFCVFSYMAPTLLEVTGVNAGWIPFALAAFGLGGIVGNVFGGWLFDRLRFQAVAWLLLWSALVLLVFPLAAHSVWTIFPAVFAVGTMVSLSPALQTHLMDVAADAQTLAAASNHAAFNIANALGPWLGGLAITAGLGWTSTGYIGAATAVGGLLVFAWAWKVQRSEQEADARSAACCS is encoded by the coding sequence ATGACCGCGCCAGCCACCGCAGCGACTCCGCCCCTGTCCGCCCGAGCCGTGCTGCTGATCGAACTGGCCCTGGCCATGGGCGGTTTTGCCATCGGCACCGGCGAGTTCGCCATCATGGGCCTGATGCCCAATGTGGCCGAGGGCCTTGGCATCAGCGAACCCCAGGTGGGCAACGTGATCAGTACCTACGCGCTGGGCGTGGTGGTGGGTGCGCCGCTGCTGGCGATCCTCGGCTCGCGGCTGCACCGCCTGCACCTGCTGCTGTTGCTGATGGGCTTCTTCGCCCTGGGCAACTTCGCCAGTGCCCTGGCGCCCGACTACCCGACCCTGATGATCGCCCGCTTCGTCACCGGCCTGCCCCACGGTGCCTATTTCGGTGTGGCAATGCTGGTGGCCGCCTCCATGGTGCCGCCGGACAAGCGCGCCCAGGCCGTGGCGCGGGTGCTGATGGGCCTGACTGTGGCGATCCTGATCGGCAACCCGCTGGCCACCTGGCTCGGGCAGTGGCTGAGCTGGCGCTACGCGTTCGCCCTGGTCGGTGCCATCGCCCTGCTGACGGTGCTGCTGGTGGCGCTGTTCCTTCCGCTCAACCGCGACGAGCCGCGAAACAGCCCGCTGCACGAGATCCGCGCCTTCAATCGGCCGCAGGTCTGGCTGGCCCTGGCGATCAGCTCCATCGGCTTCGCCGGCATGTTCTGCGTGTTCAGCTACATGGCGCCGACCCTGCTGGAAGTCACCGGCGTCAATGCCGGATGGATTCCCTTCGCCCTGGCCGCCTTCGGCCTCGGCGGCATCGTCGGCAACGTGTTCGGCGGCTGGCTGTTCGATCGCCTGCGTTTCCAGGCGGTCGCCTGGCTCCTGCTGTGGAGCGCCCTGGTGCTGCTGGTGTTTCCGCTGGCCGCGCACTCGGTGTGGACCATCTTTCCGGCGGTATTCGCCGTGGGCACCATGGTCTCGCTGTCACCGGCCCTGCAGACCCATCTGATGGACGTCGCGGCGGATGCCCAGACTCTGGCGGCAGCCTCCAACCATGCCGCCTTCAACATCGCCAACGCCTTGGGACCCTGGCTCGGCGGTCTGGCGATCACCGCCGGACTCGGCTGGACCTCCACCGGTTATATCGGCGCCGCGACGGCCGTAGGCGGCCTGCTGGTGTTCGCCTGGGCCTGGAAGGTGCAACGCAGCGAGCAGGAGGCCGACGCCCGCAGCGCCGCCTGCTGTTCCTGA
- a CDS encoding alpha/beta hydrolase produces MQRFFLFRSKARRLCLLLVAMIAVGLPVGCSVLAQKERELVFRIEPGNASWFSGLPRGVEELQLTHSTFGNQQNIHAWWWPAADADAPALLYLHGVRWNLTGHLFRLEQLRNLGFSVLAIDYRGFGQSLGELPSERSVYADARVGWERLKALQPDPDKRFIYGHSLGGAVAVDLAAELGEQAERGDSPPQARALIIESTFTSLADVATVVSDTTLPVRWLLSQKFDSIDKIDRIGMPLLVVHGTDDRYVPARFSEQLYQAARPPKELLLVEGATHNNSLRVAPSAYARALQALLEAREQTSAEDASRG; encoded by the coding sequence TTGCAGCGTTTCTTCCTGTTCCGCAGCAAGGCCCGCCGGCTCTGCCTGTTGCTGGTTGCCATGATCGCCGTTGGCCTGCCGGTCGGCTGTTCGGTGCTCGCGCAGAAGGAACGCGAACTGGTATTTCGCATCGAGCCGGGCAACGCGTCCTGGTTCAGCGGCCTGCCCCGCGGCGTCGAAGAACTGCAGCTGACGCACTCGACCTTCGGCAACCAGCAGAACATCCACGCCTGGTGGTGGCCGGCGGCCGATGCCGATGCTCCCGCGCTGCTCTACCTGCACGGTGTGCGCTGGAACCTCACCGGCCATCTGTTCCGTCTCGAGCAGCTGCGCAACCTGGGGTTCTCGGTGCTGGCCATCGACTACCGCGGCTTCGGCCAGAGCCTGGGCGAGCTGCCATCCGAACGCAGTGTCTACGCCGACGCACGGGTCGGCTGGGAACGTCTGAAGGCGCTGCAACCGGACCCGGACAAACGCTTCATCTACGGCCACTCCCTTGGCGGCGCGGTGGCCGTGGACCTCGCTGCCGAGCTTGGCGAACAGGCCGAGCGCGGCGACAGCCCGCCGCAAGCGCGGGCGCTGATCATCGAATCGACCTTCACCTCGCTGGCCGACGTGGCGACGGTGGTTTCCGACACCACGCTGCCGGTGCGCTGGCTGCTGTCGCAGAAATTCGACTCGATCGACAAGATCGACCGCATCGGCATGCCGCTGCTGGTGGTACACGGCACCGATGACCGCTACGTGCCGGCACGCTTCAGCGAACAGCTCTACCAAGCCGCACGCCCGCCCAAGGAGCTGCTGCTGGTAGAGGGCGCCACGCACAACAACAGCCTGCGCGTAGCACCCAGCGCCTACGCCAGGGCACTTCAGGCGTTGCTGGAAGCGCGTGAGCAGACGTCCGCGGAAGATGCCAGCCGCGGTTAG
- a CDS encoding alpha/beta fold hydrolase, translating into MKTALSALALAAGLTLSLPVLAESRTSYGPQLEGFSYPHPLKHYRFESQGKPMQMAYMDVAPTGKANGRTALLLHGKNFCGATWERTIEVLSEAGYRVIAPDQVGFCSSSKPEGYQFSFAQLAHNTQALLQQEGIDQVSVIGHSMGGMLAARLALSYPQLAEQLVLVNPIGLEDWQAEGVPYAPIDQLYQAELKTDFDSIKAYQQKFYYNGNWKPEYDRWVAMLAGMYAGEGKERVAWNQAQTSEMVFTQPVIHEFPRISTPTLLLIGGLDRTAPGANRAPDEVAKRLGNYPELGRQAAAMIPQARLVAFPDLGHSPQVEAPEEFHRALLEGLQR; encoded by the coding sequence GTGAAAACTGCCTTGTCCGCTCTGGCGCTTGCCGCCGGCCTAACCCTGAGCCTGCCAGTACTGGCCGAAAGCCGGACCAGCTATGGCCCGCAGCTGGAAGGCTTCAGCTATCCGCATCCGCTCAAGCACTATCGTTTCGAGTCCCAGGGCAAGCCGATGCAGATGGCCTACATGGACGTTGCGCCGACCGGCAAGGCGAACGGCCGCACGGCGCTCCTGCTGCATGGCAAGAATTTCTGTGGCGCGACCTGGGAGCGCACCATCGAGGTGCTCAGCGAGGCCGGCTACCGCGTAATCGCCCCTGATCAGGTCGGTTTCTGCAGTTCGAGCAAGCCCGAGGGCTACCAGTTCAGCTTCGCCCAGCTGGCGCACAACACCCAGGCCCTGTTGCAGCAGGAGGGCATCGACCAGGTCAGCGTCATCGGTCATTCCATGGGCGGCATGCTGGCCGCGCGGCTGGCGCTGAGCTATCCGCAGCTGGCCGAGCAGCTGGTGCTGGTGAACCCCATCGGACTGGAGGACTGGCAGGCCGAAGGCGTGCCCTATGCACCCATCGATCAGCTTTACCAGGCCGAGCTGAAGACCGATTTCGACAGCATCAAGGCCTACCAGCAGAAGTTCTACTACAACGGCAACTGGAAGCCGGAGTACGACCGCTGGGTCGCCATGTTGGCCGGCATGTACGCCGGCGAGGGCAAGGAGCGGGTGGCCTGGAACCAGGCGCAGACTTCAGAAATGGTCTTCACCCAGCCGGTGATCCACGAGTTTCCCCGCATCAGCACACCGACACTGCTGCTGATCGGCGGCCTGGACCGCACCGCGCCTGGCGCCAACCGGGCGCCGGACGAGGTCGCCAAACGCCTGGGCAACTACCCCGAACTGGGCCGACAGGCTGCCGCCATGATTCCCCAGGCCAGGCTGGTGGCCTTCCCGGACCTGGGGCATTCACCCCAAGTCGAGGCGCCGGAAGAATTTCACCGTGCCTTGCTCGAAGGATTGCAGCGTTGA